Proteins encoded together in one Desulfovibrio sp. window:
- a CDS encoding fused response regulator/phosphatase: MTDPSAGPEPSVTVLLVDDQPMVAEAVRRMLAPETDIAFHSVQDPAKALPAALEAHPTVVLLDLVMPDIDGLTLVKYFRAHPKLKDLPLVVLSTKEEAETKAQAFGLGANDYLVKLPDRIELVARIRHHSQGYTRLLERNRAYQELARQLDQAAQYVRNLLPKPIEDGPIRTQWLFEPSAQLGGDALGYHFIDEYRFAFYLLDVCDHGVGPALLSVSALNVLRSQTLPGVDFGSPSQVMAGLNMVFPMSKQNDLYFTIFYGVYDSRTKSIRFASAGHPPPLLFQASGEVEELRCQSIFIGAMPGVDFKEAEISVHAPARLLVFSDGAYEIRRKSAGMWSYEEFKDYAASQANSSGLELGSVLSHVRSLLEREVLDDDLSMLKILFE; encoded by the coding sequence ATGACTGATCCTTCCGCTGGCCCCGAACCATCGGTCACGGTGCTTTTGGTTGATGATCAGCCCATGGTGGCCGAGGCTGTGCGCCGCATGCTCGCCCCGGAAACCGACATCGCCTTCCACAGCGTTCAGGACCCGGCCAAAGCGCTGCCCGCCGCACTTGAAGCGCACCCCACAGTGGTGCTTTTGGATCTGGTCATGCCGGACATCGATGGGCTGACCCTGGTGAAATATTTCCGGGCGCATCCCAAGCTCAAAGACCTGCCCCTGGTTGTGCTTTCAACCAAGGAAGAGGCCGAAACCAAGGCCCAGGCCTTTGGCCTTGGAGCCAACGATTACCTGGTGAAACTGCCGGACCGCATAGAGCTGGTGGCCAGAATCCGACACCACTCCCAAGGCTACACGCGCCTGTTGGAAAGAAACCGGGCATACCAGGAGCTGGCGCGCCAGCTGGACCAGGCGGCGCAATATGTCCGGAACCTTCTGCCCAAACCGATTGAGGACGGGCCTATACGTACGCAGTGGCTTTTCGAGCCGTCGGCCCAGCTTGGAGGCGACGCCCTCGGGTATCATTTTATCGATGAATATCGCTTCGCCTTTTATCTCTTGGACGTGTGCGACCACGGCGTTGGCCCTGCCCTTCTCTCGGTCTCGGCGCTCAACGTGCTCAGGTCGCAGACGCTCCCCGGCGTGGATTTCGGCTCTCCAAGCCAGGTCATGGCCGGACTGAACATGGTATTTCCCATGTCCAAGCAGAACGACCTGTACTTCACCATATTCTATGGCGTGTACGATTCACGGACAAAGTCCATCCGCTTCGCAAGCGCGGGCCACCCTCCTCCCTTGCTGTTCCAGGCATCCGGCGAGGTGGAGGAACTGCGCTGCCAGAGCATCTTCATCGGAGCCATGCCCGGCGTGGACTTCAAGGAAGCTGAGATATCCGTGCACGCACCAGCTCGTCTGCTAGTTTTCTCCGACGGCGCGTACGAAATTCGACGCAAGAGCGCCGGAATGTGGAGCTACGAGGAATTCAAGGACTACGCAGCCTCCCAGGCCAACTCGTCCGGGCTTGAACTGGGAAGCGTGTTGTCCCACGTCCGGTCACTCTTGGAGCGTGAGGTCCTAGACGACGACCTGTCGATGTTAAAGATACTGTTCGAATAG
- a CDS encoding glycosyltransferase family 39 protein, giving the protein MIIVVIGFILRFAWLDSPTLMRDEALVLLAAEQSPLFILIRALATDAHPPYFYYLSKLLLLFGHSDFATRFFPALAGTAAVFFLHRFAARLISRESALIAAALLAGYFLHIQISRTVRPHPYIVCLTIVSLSWLLDFLRAPCRKNLIKLTCLNLALLLFHFNALLVVGSQMFLVGCLLPGSWRSQIRSNLIQFLMISCVSMAVNLPMFIYRLGKFPGFDLNISMLWTLERSITNLNKLMAIFPSETSNIAGWLLFGLGMGLLFSKNCFAFFFLASSIFLPIIALILAKYGLFYEPWHLSFIIPCLLTVCAHSLVWLLRIQFLVKAAALAIPICAAVTIFLSRYDALYSIQASIFGYEECNKKIALELPRGLGNPHSVLFNQIFELNFVNWYTRQFSSLNLNHNSLTPKDSNVNLALVASGPIYSDADNPVEVARRAQQLLTDFGKEYSIDTLSCSTIHRWNYARSPGIRLNSYPAKTSFTAYAPEFLKKVWQAQDVQIYLSPLAHVIFPSAFDTPGSFTVRYQNDTPVPTTDITLDLHYALEGSGNSMVVTCSFDDALAQEVFSSSAQAGTHPKRIILRAPNPYRTVDVTCTMTSSSLTPSFYTMSNAVSFSKMELTILPTPPEEFLLDLPVAIRDLSQVESTPEGSYRWGSGPETTLRFNVPKSGRIRLEMGLNNPIPGQGFTVLINDSIVKRLENLPAAPWLQNAKSVLLDVDVKAGDNTLVLRYDLWNGKPQASPAVNFAPGDGRALAMAFTSLRLLAPEFAGTSLSVEDY; this is encoded by the coding sequence ATGATCATAGTTGTCATAGGCTTTATACTGCGTTTCGCCTGGCTGGATTCCCCAACCCTTATGCGTGACGAGGCTCTCGTGCTGTTGGCAGCGGAGCAAAGCCCGCTCTTCATCCTCATTCGCGCCCTTGCCACTGATGCGCACCCCCCATACTTCTATTACCTATCCAAGTTACTCCTGCTTTTCGGCCATTCCGATTTCGCAACCCGTTTCTTTCCAGCCCTGGCCGGAACTGCAGCAGTCTTTTTTCTGCATCGCTTTGCGGCACGCCTGATCTCACGTGAATCCGCACTTATTGCGGCAGCATTGCTGGCCGGGTATTTTCTGCACATCCAAATTTCGCGTACAGTGAGACCCCATCCTTACATCGTCTGCCTCACCATCGTTTCCCTTTCCTGGCTCCTGGATTTTTTGCGCGCCCCTTGCCGCAAAAATCTGATAAAGCTTACCTGTCTCAATCTGGCACTTTTACTCTTCCACTTCAACGCGCTGCTTGTTGTGGGCTCACAGATGTTCCTCGTAGGATGTCTACTTCCCGGATCGTGGCGGTCGCAAATCCGATCTAACCTCATACAATTTCTAATGATAAGTTGCGTGTCTATGGCTGTAAATCTTCCCATGTTCATCTACAGACTGGGAAAATTCCCTGGATTTGACCTGAACATCTCCATGCTGTGGACCCTGGAACGAAGTATCACCAATTTGAACAAATTGATGGCAATCTTCCCCTCCGAGACTTCAAATATAGCCGGGTGGCTATTGTTCGGTTTGGGCATGGGGCTTCTTTTTTCTAAGAATTGTTTTGCGTTCTTTTTTCTTGCTTCTAGCATCTTTCTTCCGATTATTGCTCTTATTCTCGCCAAGTACGGATTATTCTATGAACCTTGGCATCTATCTTTCATCATTCCATGCTTGTTGACGGTTTGTGCACACTCTCTTGTATGGCTCTTACGCATTCAATTTCTTGTCAAGGCAGCGGCTCTCGCCATCCCAATTTGCGCTGCTGTGACCATCTTTCTGTCACGCTACGATGCACTCTATTCTATACAAGCTTCAATCTTCGGATATGAGGAATGCAACAAGAAGATCGCCTTAGAGTTGCCACGCGGGTTGGGAAATCCACATTCTGTTTTGTTCAACCAAATTTTTGAGCTCAACTTTGTCAATTGGTACACTCGCCAGTTCTCATCACTTAATCTTAACCACAATTCCCTCACGCCAAAAGATTCCAATGTAAACCTTGCCCTGGTGGCCAGTGGCCCCATCTATTCTGACGCGGACAACCCAGTTGAGGTTGCCCGGAGGGCCCAACAACTTCTGACTGACTTCGGCAAGGAATACAGCATTGACACACTCTCTTGTTCAACAATCCACCGTTGGAATTACGCCAGATCTCCAGGCATCCGCTTGAACTCATATCCAGCAAAAACGAGTTTTACGGCCTATGCACCCGAGTTTCTGAAGAAGGTCTGGCAGGCCCAGGACGTGCAAATATACTTATCTCCCTTGGCGCATGTGATTTTCCCTTCCGCCTTTGACACCCCAGGAAGCTTCACTGTCCGATATCAGAACGACACACCTGTTCCAACCACAGATATAACCCTTGATCTGCACTACGCATTGGAAGGAAGTGGCAACAGTATGGTTGTGACTTGTTCCTTTGATGACGCTCTAGCACAGGAAGTGTTCTCCTCTTCGGCCCAGGCCGGAACACATCCTAAACGAATTATTCTACGCGCACCCAACCCATATCGAACCGTGGATGTGACTTGCACCATGACCTCCTCTAGTCTCACTCCTAGTTTCTACACCATGAGCAACGCAGTGAGTTTCAGCAAGATGGAACTGACCATCTTGCCTACTCCGCCAGAGGAGTTCCTCCTTGACCTACCAGTTGCCATACGTGACCTATCTCAGGTTGAAAGCACACCCGAGGGCTCCTATCGTTGGGGAAGCGGGCCAGAAACAACACTTCGTTTTAACGTGCCAAAATCTGGACGCATACGTTTAGAAATGGGACTAAACAACCCAATCCCTGGGCAAGGATTCACGGTGCTTATCAACGATTCCATTGTAAAGCGCCTGGAGAACTTACCCGCAGCCCCTTGGCTCCAGAACGCTAAAAGCGTACTTCTCGATGTCGACGTTAAGGCAGGAGATAATACGTTGGTTCTGCGCTATGACCTCTGGAACGGTAAACCCCAAGCTTCACCTGCTGTCAACTTCGCACCAGGAGACGGTCGGGCTTTGGCCATGGCCTTCACCAGCTTGCGCTTACTTGCCCCAGAATTTGCAGGGACATCCCTGTCTGTTGAAGACTATTAG
- a CDS encoding hydrogenase small subunit codes for MRVSIGLAKDDAEKRLEEKGVSRRDFMKFCAAVATALGMGPGAAAEVAAALTAKKRPSVIYLHGAECTGCSEAVLRTYEPFIDALILDTISLDYHETIMAAAGEAAEKALNDAINSPDGFVLVHEGAIPTIGNGTWGMVGGHTMADNLKKCAAKAKAIIAMGTCATFGGVQAAKPNPTQAVSVSEFLGRKDVINIAGCPPNPINFVGAVVAFLKGDKIELDSLQRPKVFFGKLVHDLCERLPHFDKGEFAKSFDSPEAKKGWCLYELGCRGPETYNNCPKVLFNSTNWPVKAGHPCIGCSEPKFWDSMSPFYSAR; via the coding sequence ATGCGCGTATCCATTGGTCTTGCCAAGGACGACGCCGAAAAACGCTTGGAAGAAAAGGGCGTCTCCCGCCGCGACTTCATGAAGTTTTGCGCGGCGGTGGCAACAGCTCTCGGTATGGGGCCCGGCGCAGCCGCTGAAGTGGCCGCCGCCCTGACCGCGAAGAAACGCCCCAGCGTCATCTACTTGCACGGCGCAGAATGCACCGGCTGCTCCGAGGCCGTGCTGCGCACCTATGAACCCTTCATCGACGCCCTTATCCTCGACACCATAAGCCTCGACTACCATGAAACCATCATGGCCGCCGCTGGCGAAGCTGCCGAGAAGGCTTTGAACGACGCCATCAATTCCCCTGACGGTTTCGTCCTCGTGCATGAAGGCGCCATCCCCACCATCGGAAACGGTACCTGGGGCATGGTTGGCGGACATACCATGGCCGACAACCTGAAGAAATGCGCCGCCAAGGCCAAGGCCATCATCGCCATGGGCACCTGCGCCACCTTCGGCGGCGTCCAGGCCGCCAAGCCCAATCCCACCCAGGCCGTGTCCGTAAGCGAGTTCCTGGGCCGCAAGGACGTGATCAACATCGCCGGTTGCCCGCCCAACCCCATCAACTTCGTGGGCGCGGTTGTGGCTTTCCTGAAGGGCGACAAGATCGAGCTCGACTCTCTGCAGCGTCCCAAAGTGTTCTTCGGCAAGCTGGTGCACGACCTGTGCGAGCGTCTGCCCCACTTCGACAAGGGCGAATTCGCCAAGAGCTTCGACTCACCGGAAGCCAAGAAGGGCTGGTGCCTCTATGAGCTCGGTTGCCGCGGACCTGAGACCTACAATAACTGTCCCAAGGTTCTCTTCAACTCGACCAACTGGCCAGTGAAGGCTGGACACCCCTGCATCGGGTGCTCCGAGCCGAAGTTCTGGGACTCCATGTCCCCGTTCTATTCCGCCCGTTAG
- a CDS encoding 5'-nucleotidase C-terminal domain-containing protein: MPFVRMLAVFAAATLLTTHVWAAEAKPYRLTILHTNDIHARIAEFNSFGQTCTPDESAKGECFGGYPRIAATVEAARKQGGNLLLLDAGDQFQGTLFYTALKGKPSRDAMNTLRYSAMTLGNHEFDDGPKMLADTFLTGLSVPVLAANVDATAEASLKGKFKPWSIFTMGGRKIAVIGIANEDIAKLSNPGPDMTFTKADEPLRQAVKDVAAQGADIVVALTHVGLQRDRELAANVEGIDVIVGGHSHSLLSNTDPKAAGPYPVVASSPSGRPVLIVQAEAWGKYLGDLTVDFDSKGIPVAWAGAPITLNATKPQDQAMLAKVSAWQEELKPLLGQPVGKLTEPLLADCRHGECGLGDVMADAVRLSAKSQGVRAAFINSGAVRAGLKAGDVSLGDLLTVYPFTDNVATFELSGKDLLEVLEYSVGLATQSGASGSGRFLQLSGLKISFDPRKPVGQRIVTAEILDPDGGYSPVGPEKSYPLASSGYLLKGGDGYAMLKEKAKRVYAFGMPISDALADYFSSHSPLSPRLEGRIVNLGNALTK, translated from the coding sequence ATGCCATTCGTCCGCATGCTTGCGGTGTTCGCCGCAGCCACTCTTCTCACGACCCACGTCTGGGCCGCCGAGGCCAAGCCTTACCGCCTGACCATCCTGCACACCAACGACATCCACGCCCGCATCGCCGAGTTCAATAGCTTCGGCCAGACCTGCACCCCCGACGAATCCGCCAAGGGAGAGTGCTTCGGCGGCTACCCGCGCATCGCCGCCACGGTGGAAGCGGCCCGCAAGCAAGGCGGCAACCTGCTCCTGCTCGACGCGGGCGACCAGTTCCAGGGGACACTCTTCTACACCGCGCTCAAGGGCAAGCCCAGCCGGGACGCCATGAACACCCTGCGCTATTCGGCCATGACCTTGGGCAACCACGAGTTCGACGACGGCCCAAAGATGCTGGCGGACACTTTCCTTACGGGCCTTTCCGTCCCTGTCCTGGCCGCCAACGTAGACGCCACGGCCGAGGCGTCCCTCAAGGGGAAATTCAAGCCCTGGTCCATCTTCACCATGGGGGGCAGAAAGATCGCGGTCATCGGTATCGCCAACGAGGACATCGCCAAGCTCTCCAACCCTGGCCCGGACATGACTTTCACGAAAGCGGACGAACCGCTGCGCCAGGCTGTGAAAGACGTTGCCGCCCAGGGAGCGGACATCGTGGTGGCACTCACTCACGTGGGTTTGCAGCGTGACAGGGAACTGGCTGCCAATGTTGAAGGCATCGACGTCATCGTTGGCGGGCACAGCCACAGCCTGCTCTCCAACACCGACCCAAAAGCGGCCGGGCCGTATCCCGTGGTGGCGTCCTCTCCTTCCGGCAGGCCCGTGCTCATCGTTCAGGCGGAAGCCTGGGGGAAGTACCTGGGCGACCTGACCGTGGATTTCGATTCGAAAGGAATTCCCGTGGCCTGGGCCGGTGCGCCGATCACCCTCAACGCCACGAAACCGCAGGACCAGGCCATGCTGGCCAAAGTATCGGCCTGGCAGGAAGAGCTGAAGCCTCTCCTGGGCCAGCCCGTGGGCAAGCTCACCGAACCTCTTCTGGCGGATTGCAGGCATGGAGAGTGCGGCCTTGGTGACGTCATGGCCGACGCGGTCCGCCTTTCGGCAAAGAGCCAGGGCGTTCGGGCCGCGTTCATCAACAGCGGGGCCGTGAGAGCCGGGCTTAAGGCCGGGGATGTGAGCCTGGGCGACCTGCTCACGGTCTATCCCTTCACGGACAACGTGGCCACCTTCGAGCTCTCCGGCAAGGACCTCCTGGAGGTGCTGGAATACAGCGTGGGCCTGGCCACCCAATCCGGGGCCTCGGGCTCCGGGCGGTTCCTGCAGTTGTCGGGACTTAAAATTTCCTTCGACCCGCGCAAGCCAGTGGGACAACGGATCGTCACCGCGGAGATATTGGACCCGGATGGGGGCTACTCGCCGGTGGGCCCGGAAAAGTCCTATCCTCTGGCTTCAAGCGGCTATTTGCTCAAGGGCGGCGATGGATACGCCATGCTCAAAGAGAAGGCTAAACGGGTTTACGCCTTCGGTATGCCCATAAGCGACGCCCTGGCCGACTACTTCTCCAGCCACTCCCCCCTTTCTCCGAGGCTGGAGGGACGCATCGTCAACCTGGGGAATGCGTTGACGAAATAA
- a CDS encoding HyaD/HybD family hydrogenase maturation endopeptidase: MDEKRRILVLGVGNILYTDEGVGVRCMEKLESEYEFSDNVTLMDGGTLGMRLMDALLNCDTAIVLDAVLGGQEPGTIYRCTGDELRKSLAFKDSMHQSDLVDTLIYCDLIGKRPDAVVIGIEPHDYQTMCVEVSEVLAGRLDDMAAFALKEVEAAGGTYSARAK, encoded by the coding sequence ATGGACGAAAAGCGCAGGATTCTGGTGCTCGGCGTGGGCAACATTCTCTACACCGACGAAGGCGTGGGCGTGCGTTGCATGGAAAAGCTGGAGAGTGAATACGAGTTCTCGGACAACGTGACTCTGATGGACGGAGGGACGCTCGGCATGCGCCTGATGGATGCCCTTCTCAACTGCGATACGGCAATCGTGCTGGACGCGGTCCTGGGCGGACAGGAACCGGGCACCATCTACCGCTGCACCGGGGATGAGCTTCGCAAGTCCTTGGCGTTCAAGGATTCCATGCACCAGTCCGACCTGGTGGACACCCTTATCTATTGCGACCTGATCGGCAAACGTCCGGATGCTGTGGTCATAGGCATCGAACCGCACGACTACCAGACCATGTGCGTGGAGGTGTCCGAGGTGCTGGCAGGCAGGTTAGACGACATGGCCGCGTTCGCGCTCAAGGAAGTGGAGGCGGCGGGGGGCACGTACTCAGCCCGCGCCAAGTAG
- a CDS encoding right-handed parallel beta-helix repeat-containing protein, protein MRDDIFPLPYWVENGRRILYITYKGDCRMVHVSGKDLLFTTHTISDALSCVRPGDILQLLPGKYWPPILFDEESGNPPTCRPVKINELKGVPEVPITIRGLGTATVLNGGLGGVPHDSMLPEMKHFAFFKLSDCAWIEFENFSVESCWPTFLYIENSSYITVRNVAAVDSRYLVYARGQATHHILLESIHWRQDPTGSMWRDLLWLDSKRKRYFYYNGGIFGSVGISGSVVLRNNTICDAFNAVRLKADKKKEKSQNHNVEIYGNRMLRIRDNPVEPERSATNWWLHHNAIHNAHAWFSLDEVAGGFWYYFANTGWVTDKPGSQLDPNRGGKVYKYDSDGVMPSRPVFAFNNSYSLYNSLIKDGATTFLTHRNNAVLFRNSLPASASQDREAGCPLPPAVLRPFTDGNTGDERFLGNGFMPGGWNPRVSFDCDLTNIPWPPKIVDNHQEARGVFDPGAEFVDPNRGDMRLTGETPRGCPVDFTRGVDWPGAENWTSGLETPMGAYGSDGKPIVGPAFVFLQPEESDDSYTEMPRLVRFEEDKSDLVLTFSAPLESRQTVRIRVKAGKGKEWVEAALSGRVLRAKLPEEMVGHRIKRVWLPDDLRGANGEYVTLWSSVYSGLKFYKTGPVSRIAPSRPVCFCDCGAED, encoded by the coding sequence ATGCGAGACGACATCTTCCCCCTTCCGTATTGGGTCGAGAACGGGCGCCGAATCCTGTACATAACCTACAAGGGCGATTGCCGCATGGTTCATGTCAGTGGCAAGGATCTGCTTTTCACCACTCACACGATAAGCGATGCGCTCTCCTGTGTGCGGCCCGGAGACATCCTCCAGCTTCTGCCTGGAAAATACTGGCCGCCGATCCTGTTCGATGAAGAATCCGGCAACCCTCCAACCTGCCGGCCGGTGAAAATAAACGAGCTCAAGGGGGTCCCAGAAGTGCCCATCACCATCCGGGGCCTCGGAACCGCAACGGTGCTGAACGGTGGCCTGGGCGGCGTGCCGCACGACTCCATGCTCCCTGAGATGAAACACTTCGCTTTTTTCAAACTCTCGGACTGCGCCTGGATCGAATTCGAGAATTTCTCGGTAGAGAGCTGCTGGCCCACCTTCCTCTATATCGAGAACTCATCCTACATCACCGTTCGCAATGTGGCTGCCGTGGACAGCCGCTATTTGGTGTATGCCCGGGGGCAGGCCACCCACCATATCCTGCTGGAGAGCATCCACTGGCGCCAGGACCCCACTGGGTCCATGTGGCGTGATCTGCTTTGGCTTGATTCAAAGCGTAAGCGCTACTTCTACTACAATGGCGGAATCTTCGGCAGTGTTGGGATATCGGGCAGCGTGGTGCTCCGCAACAATACCATCTGCGATGCTTTCAATGCTGTACGCCTGAAGGCCGACAAGAAGAAGGAGAAATCACAAAACCACAACGTGGAAATTTATGGGAACCGCATGCTGCGTATACGCGACAATCCTGTTGAACCAGAACGCTCGGCCACCAATTGGTGGCTGCATCACAACGCAATCCACAATGCCCATGCCTGGTTCTCCCTGGACGAGGTGGCCGGAGGGTTCTGGTACTATTTCGCCAATACCGGATGGGTAACGGACAAGCCAGGCTCCCAACTGGACCCGAACCGTGGAGGTAAGGTTTACAAATACGACTCGGATGGAGTGATGCCCTCTCGTCCGGTGTTCGCCTTCAACAACAGCTATTCTCTCTATAATTCGCTCATAAAGGACGGGGCGACAACGTTTCTCACCCACCGCAACAACGCGGTGCTGTTCAGAAATTCGCTGCCAGCCTCGGCTTCGCAGGACAGGGAGGCTGGGTGCCCCCTGCCACCAGCTGTGCTCCGGCCTTTCACTGATGGCAACACCGGGGACGAACGTTTCCTGGGAAACGGCTTCATGCCTGGAGGGTGGAACCCAAGGGTCAGCTTCGACTGTGACCTGACCAACATCCCTTGGCCGCCTAAAATCGTGGACAACCATCAGGAAGCCAGGGGGGTGTTCGATCCTGGGGCTGAATTCGTGGATCCAAACAGGGGCGACATGCGTCTGACAGGAGAAACGCCGAGGGGCTGCCCGGTGGACTTTACCCGAGGTGTTGATTGGCCAGGAGCCGAAAACTGGACGTCCGGGCTTGAAACGCCCATGGGGGCATACGGATCAGACGGGAAGCCGATAGTGGGTCCGGCTTTCGTGTTCCTGCAACCGGAAGAGAGTGATGACAGCTATACTGAGATGCCAAGGCTGGTCCGCTTTGAAGAAGACAAATCCGACCTTGTGTTGACCTTTTCCGCACCCCTGGAAAGCAGACAAACGGTGCGGATTCGCGTGAAGGCGGGGAAGGGAAAAGAATGGGTAGAGGCCGCACTTTCGGGACGGGTTCTCCGGGCGAAGCTGCCGGAAGAGATGGTTGGACATCGCATCAAAAGGGTTTGGCTCCCTGACGACCTGAGAGGGGCGAATGGCGAATACGTTACCCTGTGGTCCAGTGTGTACTCAGGGCTCAAATTCTATAAGACCGGCCCGGTGTCCCGCATTGCTCCATCACGGCCAGTCTGCTTCTGCGACTGTGGAGCGGAGGATTGA
- a CDS encoding nickel-dependent hydrogenase large subunit, whose protein sequence is MADSKPQIMKTPQSSFTGPVVVDPVTRIEGHLRMVVEVEGGKIKNAWSSSQLFRGLEIILKGRDPRDAQHFTQRSCGVCTYVHALASTRAVDNAVGVNVPENATIMRNLVMASQYLHDHIVHFYHLHALDWVDVTSALKADPVAAAKIANSISKRKTKPEDLKAVQDRVKALVDSGQLGIFTNAYFLGGHQAYYLPPEVNLIATAHYLEALHLQVKAARAMAIFGAKNPHTQFTVVGGCTNYDALRPERIAEFMTLFKEVNAFINECYIPDLLAVASYYKDWGGIGGTTNFICFGEFPQKGEHGMADRFLPAGYIMKRDLAGVKDVDQKQIMEHVAHSWYKGNEAKHPYEGVTDPQYTNLEDKDRYSWMKAPRYMGEPMETGPLAKVLVAYAKGHKATVKTVDMVLKNLGVGKEALFSTLGRTAARGIETAVIAGEIEGWIKKLAANVKKGDTKLYQDWKMPDSAQGVGFVDAPRGALSHWIDIKGGKINNFQLVVPSTWSLGPRCAAGKLSPVEEALVGTPIADPKRPVEILRTIHSFDPCIACGVHVIEPESNEVLSFKVL, encoded by the coding sequence ATGGCTGACAGCAAGCCTCAGATAATGAAAACGCCCCAGAGCTCCTTCACCGGCCCGGTAGTGGTCGACCCCGTCACCCGCATCGAGGGTCACCTGCGCATGGTGGTCGAGGTCGAAGGCGGCAAGATCAAAAATGCCTGGAGCTCCTCGCAGCTCTTCCGCGGCCTGGAAATCATCCTCAAAGGACGCGATCCCCGCGACGCCCAACACTTCACCCAGCGCTCCTGCGGCGTGTGCACCTACGTGCACGCCCTGGCCTCCACCCGCGCGGTGGACAACGCCGTTGGCGTGAACGTGCCTGAGAACGCCACCATCATGCGCAATCTGGTGATGGCTTCCCAGTACCTGCACGACCACATCGTGCACTTCTATCATCTGCACGCCCTTGACTGGGTGGATGTGACCAGCGCTCTGAAGGCCGACCCGGTCGCCGCCGCCAAGATCGCCAACTCCATCTCCAAGCGCAAGACCAAGCCCGAAGACCTGAAGGCCGTTCAGGACAGGGTGAAGGCCCTGGTCGATTCCGGCCAGCTGGGCATCTTCACCAACGCTTACTTCCTCGGCGGCCACCAGGCCTACTATCTGCCCCCCGAGGTGAACCTGATCGCCACGGCCCACTACCTGGAAGCCCTGCACCTGCAGGTGAAGGCCGCCAGGGCCATGGCCATCTTCGGCGCCAAGAACCCCCACACCCAGTTCACCGTGGTGGGCGGCTGCACCAACTACGACGCTCTGCGCCCCGAGCGCATCGCCGAGTTCATGACCCTGTTCAAGGAAGTGAACGCGTTCATCAACGAATGCTACATCCCCGACCTGCTGGCCGTGGCTTCCTACTACAAGGACTGGGGCGGCATCGGCGGCACCACCAACTTCATCTGCTTCGGCGAGTTCCCGCAGAAGGGCGAGCACGGCATGGCCGACCGCTTCCTGCCTGCCGGCTACATCATGAAGCGCGACCTGGCTGGTGTGAAGGACGTGGACCAGAAGCAGATCATGGAACACGTGGCCCACTCCTGGTACAAGGGCAACGAAGCCAAGCACCCCTACGAGGGCGTCACCGATCCCCAGTACACCAACCTGGAGGACAAGGACCGTTACTCCTGGATGAAGGCCCCCCGCTACATGGGTGAGCCCATGGAAACCGGCCCGCTGGCCAAAGTCCTGGTGGCTTACGCCAAGGGGCACAAAGCCACGGTGAAGACCGTGGACATGGTTCTGAAGAACCTGGGCGTTGGCAAGGAAGCCCTGTTCTCCACCCTGGGCCGCACCGCTGCCCGCGGCATCGAGACCGCGGTCATCGCCGGCGAGATAGAAGGCTGGATCAAGAAGCTGGCCGCCAACGTAAAGAAAGGCGACACCAAGCTGTACCAGGACTGGAAGATGCCCGACTCCGCTCAGGGCGTGGGCTTTGTCGACGCTCCCCGCGGCGCCCTGTCCCACTGGATCGACATCAAGGGCGGCAAGATCAACAACTTCCAGTTGGTCGTGCCCTCCACCTGGAGCCTTGGGCCCCGCTGCGCGGCCGGCAAGCTCTCCCCGGTGGAAGAAGCCCTGGTCGGCACCCCGATCGCCGATCCCAAGCGCCCGGTTGAAATCCTGCGCACCATCCACTCCTTCGACCCCTGCATCGCCTGCGGCGTGCACGTGATCGAGCCGGAGTCCAACGAGGTGCTCAGCTTCAAGGTGCTGTAA